In one Saccharibacillus brassicae genomic region, the following are encoded:
- a CDS encoding VOC family protein, whose translation MSAYQIHPDAHMGRVQLKVSQIERSIRFYRETIGLTLLSQTSTTAEFGVSGSGVLLGLEEVEQAIVLPQQSVTGLYHFAILLPDRVSLGTTLRHLAASGLGIGQGDHAVSEAFYLNDPDGNGIEIYADRPRSEWQKDAKGEYVMGSDPVDVQSLLQLAGPWNGLPAGTVIGHVHLHVGNLPAARAFYVDGLGFDVVLHFGGGALFVSAGGYHHHMGLNTWAGVGAPAAPANAVGLRYFTIEYPDAAELGAAVSALRAAGIEVTDTPEGPSALDPFGNRAMLRVS comes from the coding sequence ATGTCCGCTTATCAGATTCATCCCGACGCCCATATGGGGCGGGTCCAGCTCAAAGTCAGCCAGATCGAACGGTCGATCCGCTTCTACCGCGAAACGATCGGGCTTACGCTTCTGTCGCAGACGTCCACGACGGCCGAGTTCGGCGTGAGCGGCAGCGGCGTGCTGCTCGGGCTCGAAGAAGTGGAGCAGGCGATCGTGCTGCCGCAGCAGAGCGTGACCGGCTTGTACCACTTCGCCATCCTGCTGCCGGATCGCGTGTCGCTCGGCACGACGCTGCGCCATTTGGCCGCAAGCGGGCTCGGCATCGGGCAGGGCGACCACGCGGTCAGCGAAGCGTTCTACCTGAACGATCCCGACGGCAACGGTATCGAGATCTACGCGGACCGTCCCCGCTCGGAGTGGCAAAAAGACGCCAAAGGCGAATACGTCATGGGCAGCGATCCGGTCGACGTGCAGTCGCTGCTTCAGCTCGCCGGTCCCTGGAACGGACTGCCGGCCGGCACCGTGATCGGACACGTCCACCTGCATGTCGGCAATCTGCCCGCAGCGCGTGCCTTCTACGTGGACGGCCTCGGCTTCGACGTCGTCTTGCATTTCGGCGGCGGGGCGCTGTTCGTCTCGGCGGGCGGCTACCATCACCATATGGGACTCAACACATGGGCGGGCGTCGGCGCTCCGGCGGCGCCCGCGAATGCGGTCGGGCTGCGCTACTTCACGATCGAATATCCGGACGCGGCAGAACTCGGCGCAGCCGTATCCGCGCTGCGCGCAGCCGGAATCGAAGTGACGGATACGCCGGAAGGGCCTTCCGCGCTCGATCCGTTCGGCAACCGCGCCATGCTGCGGGTATCCTGA
- a CDS encoding MBL fold metallo-hydrolase, giving the protein MGVKVISERIRSVGIWVGLPIEVWIVAEPDGVTLVDTGLSMMAGAILQEIDRMNAGPLKRIVLTHGHADHVGGLKRILAQRPVPVYMHEREIPYAEGDLAYPGKSQARAHVEKGILQPLPAAPKHGPARIGELDVYFTPGHSPGHVVYGHGADKVLLAGDLFNAKRGRLIPPRFTPDPELALQSAGVLRDFDPERMQVCHGGTVYRPAGQLDDLEREAEASKRAQARLQEMRDKRNSKKSRR; this is encoded by the coding sequence ATGGGAGTCAAAGTGATTTCGGAACGCATCCGCAGCGTGGGCATCTGGGTCGGCCTGCCGATCGAAGTCTGGATCGTGGCGGAGCCGGACGGCGTAACGCTCGTCGATACCGGCCTGTCGATGATGGCGGGAGCCATTCTGCAAGAAATCGACCGGATGAATGCCGGTCCGCTGAAGCGGATCGTGCTGACGCACGGCCATGCCGACCATGTGGGCGGGCTCAAGCGCATCCTGGCGCAGCGTCCCGTCCCGGTGTACATGCACGAGCGCGAGATTCCGTACGCGGAAGGGGACTTGGCTTATCCGGGGAAAAGCCAGGCCAGAGCCCATGTGGAAAAAGGCATCCTGCAGCCGCTGCCCGCCGCGCCGAAGCACGGACCGGCGCGAATCGGCGAACTGGACGTGTACTTCACGCCCGGCCATTCGCCGGGACATGTCGTATATGGGCACGGCGCGGACAAGGTGCTGCTGGCCGGCGACCTGTTCAACGCCAAGCGGGGCCGGTTGATCCCGCCCCGATTCACGCCCGATCCCGAACTTGCGCTGCAAAGCGCAGGCGTGCTCCGAGATTTCGATCCCGAACGCATGCAAGTGTGCCACGGCGGGACGGTCTATCGTCCGGCGGGCCAACTGGACGATCTGGAGCGCGAAGCCGAAGCGTCCAAGCGGGCTCAAGCCCGGCTGCAGGAGATGCGGGACAAACGAAACAGCAAGAAAAGCCGGCGCTGA
- a CDS encoding uracil-DNA glycosylase, whose amino-acid sequence MKPIFTNDWAGILHPEMEKPYYAELRRKLADEYRSGTVYPDMYRIFSAFHLTALADTRVVILGQDPYHGPNQAHGLSFSVQPGRSVPPSLDNIYRELRDDLGCEPVRHGFLESWAKQGVLLLNNVLTVRRGQAASHQGMGWETFTDAAIAAINERKQPALFILWGRSAQEKGSFIDAGRHLVLKAAHPSPRSADRGFFGSRPFSQANDFLREHGLPEIQWCLPAEPEPLREEGTTVI is encoded by the coding sequence ATGAAGCCGATTTTTACGAACGATTGGGCCGGGATTCTGCATCCCGAAATGGAGAAGCCGTATTACGCCGAACTTCGGCGCAAGCTGGCGGACGAATACCGGAGCGGAACCGTCTACCCGGACATGTACCGCATCTTCAGCGCTTTTCATTTGACGGCTCTGGCGGATACGCGCGTCGTCATCTTGGGTCAGGACCCGTACCACGGACCGAACCAGGCGCACGGACTGAGCTTTTCGGTCCAGCCGGGCCGCAGCGTGCCGCCGTCGCTGGACAACATTTACCGCGAGCTGCGGGACGATCTGGGCTGCGAGCCGGTGCGCCACGGCTTTCTCGAATCCTGGGCGAAGCAGGGCGTCCTGCTGCTCAATAACGTATTGACCGTGCGCCGGGGCCAGGCGGCTTCGCATCAGGGCATGGGCTGGGAGACGTTCACGGACGCCGCGATCGCGGCGATCAACGAGCGCAAGCAGCCGGCCTTGTTCATCCTGTGGGGACGCAGCGCCCAGGAGAAAGGCTCTTTCATCGATGCCGGCCGGCATCTGGTGCTCAAGGCGGCGCATCCGAGCCCGCGCTCGGCGGACCGCGGATTTTTCGGCAGCCGCCCTTTTTCGCAAGCGAACGATTTTTTGCGGGAGCACGGCCTGCCGGAGATTCAATGGTGTCTGCCCGCCGAGCCGGAACCGCTGCGGGAAGAAGGCACGACAGTGATCTAA
- a CDS encoding response regulator transcription factor — MNPTTILIVDDEKAIVQMIEIVLRKEGFERIHTAGTAAEGLALLREHGADVILLDVMLPDRSGFELGPQIRELSDAHLIYLTARTTDLDRLTGFAVGGDDYVTKPFNPLEIAARIRARLRRGPVETQPAPAAIADTRRRYDFGDFVLDERAGELTVGGRPVACPAQAYQLLLFLCRNPDIVFSKAQLYESVWGFDGLSDDNTVMVHIRKIRERIEADPGSPRLLLTVRGLGYKLVRGRFA; from the coding sequence ATGAACCCTACCACCATTTTGATCGTGGACGACGAGAAAGCGATCGTGCAGATGATCGAGATCGTGCTGCGCAAAGAAGGCTTCGAACGTATCCATACGGCGGGTACGGCCGCGGAAGGGCTGGCGCTGCTGCGCGAACACGGCGCGGACGTCATCCTGCTCGACGTCATGCTGCCCGATCGCAGCGGCTTCGAACTCGGCCCGCAGATCCGCGAGCTGTCGGACGCGCACCTGATCTATTTGACCGCGCGGACGACCGATCTCGACCGGCTGACCGGCTTTGCCGTAGGCGGCGACGATTACGTCACCAAGCCGTTCAATCCGCTGGAGATCGCCGCGAGAATCCGCGCGCGCCTGCGCCGCGGTCCGGTCGAGACGCAGCCTGCCCCGGCGGCGATTGCCGATACGCGCCGGCGGTACGACTTCGGCGATTTCGTGCTCGACGAACGCGCCGGCGAGCTGACGGTCGGCGGCCGGCCGGTCGCCTGTCCCGCGCAGGCGTACCAACTGCTGCTGTTTCTGTGCCGCAATCCCGATATCGTCTTCTCCAAAGCGCAGCTGTACGAATCGGTCTGGGGCTTCGACGGTCTGAGCGACGACAATACGGTCATGGTCCATATCCGCAAGATCCGCGAGCGGATCGAAGCCGATCCCGGTTCGCCCCGCCTTCTGCTGACCGTTCGCGGACTCGGCTACAAGCTTGTGCGGGGACGCTTCGCATGA
- a CDS encoding O-acetyl-ADP-ribose deacetylase encodes MERTVYGTRVIVVRGDITRYETDAIVNAANSSLLGGGGVDGSIHRAGGPAILEECRAIRARQGGCETGDAVVTTAGRLPANIVVHTVGPVYQGGMDGEAKALASCYVRSIEEATLAGARRIAFPNISTGIYGYPKKAAAETAWAAVRGELERRASAGGEPLLEEAAFVCYDEENERLYRRLLEREDR; translated from the coding sequence ATGGAACGAACAGTATACGGAACCCGCGTTATCGTCGTCCGGGGCGATATTACCCGATACGAGACGGACGCCATCGTCAATGCGGCGAATTCGTCGCTGCTCGGAGGCGGAGGCGTGGACGGTTCGATTCACCGCGCCGGCGGCCCGGCCATACTGGAAGAATGCCGCGCGATCCGCGCCCGGCAGGGAGGCTGCGAGACAGGCGACGCGGTCGTGACGACGGCAGGCAGGCTGCCCGCGAACATCGTCGTGCATACGGTAGGACCGGTGTATCAAGGCGGCATGGACGGAGAAGCGAAAGCGCTTGCGTCCTGCTACGTCCGCTCGATCGAAGAAGCGACTTTGGCGGGAGCGCGGCGGATCGCTTTTCCGAACATTTCGACAGGCATCTACGGGTATCCCAAAAAAGCGGCGGCCGAGACGGCATGGGCGGCGGTCCGCGGCGAACTGGAACGCCGGGCGTCCGCAGGCGGCGAACCGCTTTTGGAAGAAGCGGCGTTCGTCTGCTACGATGAAGAGAACGAACGCCTGTACCGGCGCCTGCTGGAGCGGGAAGACCGGTAA
- a CDS encoding acetylxylan esterase: MTNSIQNRIRELERRSPILTAEDDLDVFWEATLASYADKPLNGTRELVHTPMGGMRAYKSTYEGADDTPLHAWYLTPAAEPADGGKFPCVVHYHGYGGGKGMPEQFAHYILMGFAVLSVDVRGQGGETGSRLDQPYGAAKGWLTPGILDRETAYYRAITIDAIRAAEWAAAQPETDPDRVLLIGGSQGGGLALIVSALSGVPKAAVAHIPNMCQMDFGILNANSSLSEAAEFVSRHPGHLDAVLRTLSYFDNVNLAHRIRIPVMVSCGLKDLCCMPETVYAAYNRIVSDKEMRVYPFDGHWVSDGQNRLAMEFLARQAGLSS, encoded by the coding sequence ATGACGAACAGTATTCAGAACCGCATCCGCGAGCTGGAGCGCCGCAGCCCGATCCTGACGGCGGAAGACGACCTCGACGTTTTCTGGGAAGCGACGCTCGCGTCGTACGCGGACAAGCCGTTAAACGGCACGCGGGAGCTCGTGCACACCCCGATGGGCGGCATGCGCGCCTACAAGTCGACTTACGAAGGCGCGGACGACACGCCGCTGCACGCCTGGTACTTGACGCCCGCGGCCGAGCCGGCGGACGGCGGGAAATTCCCGTGCGTCGTCCATTACCACGGGTACGGCGGCGGCAAAGGCATGCCGGAGCAGTTCGCCCATTACATTCTGATGGGCTTCGCCGTGCTGTCGGTCGACGTGCGCGGGCAGGGCGGCGAGACGGGCAGCCGGCTGGACCAGCCTTACGGGGCGGCCAAAGGCTGGCTGACGCCGGGCATTCTCGATCGGGAGACGGCCTATTACCGGGCGATTACGATCGACGCGATCCGCGCCGCGGAATGGGCCGCCGCGCAGCCGGAGACCGATCCCGACCGGGTGCTGCTGATCGGCGGCAGCCAGGGAGGCGGGCTTGCGCTGATCGTGTCGGCGCTGAGCGGCGTGCCCAAAGCGGCGGTCGCCCATATCCCCAACATGTGCCAAATGGACTTCGGCATTCTGAACGCCAACAGTTCGCTGTCCGAAGCGGCGGAGTTCGTCAGCCGGCATCCCGGGCATCTGGACGCGGTGCTGCGCACGCTCAGCTATTTCGACAACGTCAATCTGGCGCACCGGATTCGGATTCCGGTCATGGTCTCCTGCGGTTTGAAAGATCTCTGCTGCATGCCGGAGACGGTCTACGCGGCGTACAACCGGATCGTCTCGGACAAGGAAATGCGCGTGTATCCGTTCGACGGGCATTGGGTATCGGACGGGCAGAACCGGCTGGCGATGGAGTTTTTGGCCAGACAGGCCGGTTTGTCCAGTTAA
- a CDS encoding MarR family winged helix-turn-helix transcriptional regulator, with protein sequence MYQPQDSIGFQLGVIYRKVSNRLAAKLKDYDLTPEQWSVMCCICFKEGMNQKEIAERTSKDQPTVTRILNVLHRKGLIMRSSDRADRRAYLIYPTDKGRQVTEETSVIERHHNAAMIEDFTPEQLDVLAEAFRRIERNAERYDDGPAIEAGGEEESDLA encoded by the coding sequence TTGTATCAGCCGCAAGATTCTATCGGTTTTCAACTGGGCGTCATCTACCGCAAAGTCAGCAACCGTCTCGCCGCCAAGCTCAAAGACTACGATTTGACGCCCGAGCAGTGGTCCGTGATGTGCTGCATCTGTTTCAAGGAAGGCATGAATCAAAAAGAAATCGCCGAACGCACCTCCAAAGACCAGCCGACCGTCACCCGCATCCTCAACGTCCTGCACCGCAAAGGACTGATCATGCGCAGCAGCGACCGGGCGGACCGGCGCGCCTACCTTATCTATCCGACGGACAAAGGCCGCCAGGTCACGGAAGAGACGTCGGTGATCGAACGGCATCATAACGCCGCCATGATCGAAGACTTCACGCCCGAGCAGTTGGACGTGCTGGCCGAAGCGTTCCGCAGAATCGAACGCAACGCGGAACGTTACGACGACGGCCCGGCCATCGAAGCCGGCGGCGAGGAAGAGTCCGATTTGGCCTGA
- the fumC gene encoding class II fumarate hydratase: MDYRIEKDTLGEMKVPSNKMWGAQTQRSKENFPIGQEKMPSEVIRAFAILKKSAALANRDLGKLSEAKAGAISQAADEILEGLLDEHFPLVVWQTGSGTQSNMNVNEVIAYRGNQLLEGKGGTEERLHPNDDVNMSQSSNDTFPTALHVAGVTAVEDKLLPAIAVLKATFDEKVETFKDVIKIGRTHLMDATPLTLGQEISGWSAMLEKSGTMIKESVQHMKELAIGGTAVGTGINAHPEFGDRAAAYISQFTQAKFTSARNKFHALTSHDEAVYTHGAIKGLAADLMKIANDVRWLASGPRSGLGEIRIPENEPGSSIMPGKVNPTQPEAITMVVAQVFGNDTTIGFAASQGNFELNVFKPVLIYNFLQSVNLLADSMLAFNDKCAVGIEANLDQIQHNLNNSLMLVTSLNPHIGYENAAKIAKKAHAEGTSLKEAALSTGLLTEEEFDRYVDPKKMI; encoded by the coding sequence TTGGATTACCGGATCGAAAAAGACACGCTTGGTGAAATGAAGGTGCCCTCGAATAAAATGTGGGGGGCGCAGACGCAGCGCAGCAAAGAAAACTTTCCGATCGGCCAGGAGAAGATGCCTTCCGAAGTCATTCGCGCTTTCGCCATCTTGAAAAAATCGGCGGCGCTCGCGAACCGCGATCTCGGCAAGCTGTCCGAAGCCAAAGCCGGCGCGATCTCGCAGGCGGCCGACGAGATTCTCGAAGGGCTGCTCGACGAGCATTTCCCGCTTGTCGTCTGGCAGACGGGCAGCGGCACGCAGTCCAATATGAACGTCAACGAAGTGATTGCCTACCGCGGCAACCAGCTGCTCGAAGGCAAAGGCGGTACCGAGGAGCGTCTTCATCCGAACGACGACGTCAATATGTCGCAGAGTTCCAACGACACGTTCCCGACCGCGCTGCACGTAGCCGGCGTGACGGCCGTCGAAGACAAGCTGCTGCCGGCGATTGCCGTGCTCAAAGCGACGTTCGACGAGAAGGTCGAAACTTTCAAAGACGTGATCAAGATCGGGCGTACGCATCTGATGGACGCGACTCCGCTGACGCTCGGCCAGGAGATCAGCGGCTGGTCCGCAATGCTGGAGAAAAGCGGCACGATGATCAAGGAAAGCGTGCAGCACATGAAGGAGCTGGCAATCGGCGGCACGGCGGTCGGTACCGGCATCAACGCGCATCCGGAATTCGGCGACCGCGCGGCGGCTTACATCTCGCAGTTCACGCAGGCCAAGTTCACGTCGGCCCGCAACAAGTTCCACGCGCTGACGAGCCACGACGAAGCGGTCTACACGCACGGCGCGATCAAAGGCCTCGCGGCCGACCTGATGAAGATCGCCAACGACGTGCGCTGGCTGGCCAGCGGTCCGCGCAGCGGGCTCGGCGAGATCCGAATTCCGGAGAACGAGCCGGGCAGTTCGATCATGCCGGGCAAAGTGAATCCGACCCAGCCGGAAGCGATCACGATGGTCGTGGCGCAGGTATTCGGCAACGACACGACGATCGGCTTCGCCGCCAGCCAGGGCAACTTCGAGCTGAACGTGTTCAAGCCGGTGCTGATCTATAATTTCCTGCAATCCGTCAACCTGCTGGCCGATTCCATGCTCGCGTTCAACGACAAATGCGCGGTCGGCATCGAAGCGAACCTGGATCAGATCCAGCACAACCTGAACAATTCGCTCATGCTCGTCACGTCGCTCAATCCGCATATCGGCTACGAGAACGCGGCGAAGATCGCCAAGAAAGCGCATGCCGAAGGCACGTCGCTCAAGGAAGCGGCTCTGTCGACAGGACTGCTGACCGAAGAAGAATTCGATCGTTACGTCGATCCGAAGAAAATGATCTGA
- a CDS encoding DUF418 domain-containing protein: protein MDRTKRVQLIDGLRGFSLAGILIANMLIFQYGLFGETEPQLFGIEGADLAFRSFLFIAVVGSFMPIFAYLFGFGMVKLADSLTVRELRPKWHLARRFLLLLGIGMLHATFLWEGDILTFYGMTGFFLLLFVGRKPKTLLIWAVLLMTVMGALGLTPLDPAETGLGSSAHTQNYVLHSRDVYGTGTYAEIRSFRNEVDPFGEENGMFLLFAVLFAPILIAPMFLLGMRAARIGTFDDPQGMRRFHRRRAAVFIAIGLLLKAYGMLAPQLGGAGLPGLGLGDTVGGAILSLGYIHAFALLYAGVRRHRLLPNFEAVGRLSMTNYLMQSVIGTTIFYGYGFGLFGRAGVFVGTVIALAIYAAQLWLSPLYLRRFRTGPIEYVLRVWTYLSWRGRPKTRKLRPPSSEERSRVS, encoded by the coding sequence ATGGACAGAACCAAAAGGGTTCAATTAATCGACGGTCTGAGAGGCTTCAGCCTGGCCGGCATTTTGATTGCGAACATGCTTATTTTTCAATACGGATTGTTCGGGGAGACCGAGCCGCAGCTGTTCGGAATCGAAGGAGCGGACCTGGCTTTCCGCTCGTTCCTGTTTATCGCGGTCGTCGGCAGCTTCATGCCGATCTTCGCTTATCTGTTCGGGTTCGGGATGGTCAAGCTGGCGGACAGCCTGACCGTACGCGAACTGCGCCCCAAATGGCATCTGGCGAGACGCTTCCTGCTGCTGCTCGGCATCGGCATGCTGCATGCGACGTTTTTGTGGGAAGGCGACATTTTGACTTTCTACGGCATGACCGGCTTTTTCCTGCTGCTGTTTGTGGGCCGCAAACCGAAAACGCTGCTGATCTGGGCGGTGCTGCTTATGACCGTGATGGGCGCGCTCGGGCTGACGCCGCTCGATCCGGCCGAAACGGGACTCGGCTCGTCGGCGCATACGCAAAATTACGTGCTGCACAGCCGCGACGTCTACGGCACCGGCACGTACGCGGAGATTCGCAGCTTCCGCAACGAAGTCGATCCGTTCGGGGAAGAAAACGGGATGTTTCTGCTGTTTGCCGTTTTGTTTGCCCCGATTCTGATTGCCCCGATGTTCCTGCTCGGGATGCGGGCCGCGAGAATAGGCACGTTCGACGATCCGCAGGGCATGCGCCGCTTCCATCGGCGCCGCGCCGCCGTCTTCATTGCGATCGGGCTGCTGCTCAAAGCTTACGGCATGCTGGCGCCGCAGCTCGGCGGAGCAGGGCTGCCCGGGCTGGGGCTCGGCGATACGGTCGGCGGGGCGATTCTGTCGCTCGGGTATATCCATGCGTTTGCCCTGCTGTACGCCGGCGTTCGCCGCCACCGCCTGCTGCCGAACTTCGAAGCTGTCGGCCGCTTGTCGATGACGAATTATTTGATGCAGAGCGTGATCGGCACGACGATTTTTTACGGATATGGCTTCGGGCTGTTCGGCCGCGCCGGCGTATTCGTCGGCACCGTGATCGCGCTGGCGATCTATGCGGCGCAGCTCTGGCTGAGCCCGCTCTATCTGCGCCGGTTCCGCACCGGACCGATCGAGTATGTGCTGCGCGTCTGGACGTACCTGTCCTGGCGGGGCCGGCCGAAAACGCGCAAACTTCGTCCGCCCTCTTCGGAAGAACGCTCCCGCGTCTCCTGA
- a CDS encoding DsbA family protein, with translation MSKNKKPAPKNGKPQGAKRNTGGAARPQNGRPQNARPQQNPNTAASQWTSGSKRKKSNLSAIALGFVGLVVVLLVLIYLLTKFGENQTPAASAEPVVLTNYVATNQPTLGKADAKVKIVEFGDYKCPDCKIWTETVLPELKTKYVDTNEASFQFADYPFLADDSMLLALGGQALYEQNPDYFWAYNKAVYANQDTNKVRDNWVTEKYIVDLVKQTVPDADIEKFAADLKNKTYQAAVTADVKAGDDSKITGTPSIFVNGTKVENPTLENVEAAIEAAKAG, from the coding sequence ATGAGCAAAAACAAAAAGCCGGCGCCGAAAAACGGCAAGCCGCAGGGTGCCAAAAGAAATACGGGGGGCGCCGCAAGACCGCAAAATGGCAGGCCGCAAAACGCCAGACCGCAGCAAAATCCGAACACGGCCGCTTCGCAGTGGACGTCGGGCAGCAAGCGCAAGAAAAGCAATCTGAGCGCGATCGCGCTGGGCTTTGTCGGCCTGGTCGTGGTGCTGCTGGTGCTGATCTACCTGCTGACGAAGTTCGGGGAAAACCAGACGCCGGCGGCTTCCGCCGAACCGGTCGTGCTGACGAACTACGTCGCGACGAACCAGCCGACGCTCGGCAAAGCGGACGCGAAAGTCAAAATCGTCGAATTCGGCGATTACAAATGTCCGGACTGCAAAATTTGGACAGAAACGGTACTGCCGGAGCTGAAGACCAAATATGTCGATACGAACGAAGCTTCGTTCCAATTCGCCGATTATCCGTTCCTGGCCGACGATTCCATGCTGCTGGCTCTGGGCGGACAAGCGCTGTACGAACAAAACCCGGACTACTTCTGGGCTTACAACAAAGCGGTGTACGCGAACCAGGATACGAACAAAGTACGCGACAACTGGGTAACGGAAAAATATATCGTTGATCTGGTCAAACAAACGGTGCCGGATGCCGACATCGAGAAATTCGCGGCCGATCTCAAAAACAAAACGTACCAGGCTGCCGTAACGGCCGACGTAAAGGCTGGCGACGACAGCAAAATCACCGGCACGCCGTCGATTTTCGTCAACGGCACCAAAGTCGAGAATCCGACGCTTGAGAACGTGGAAGCGGCGATCGAAGCGGCCAAAGCGGGCTGA
- a CDS encoding sensor histidine kinase, producing the protein MNKPPRVRTGRLARRLGLHFTAQFFMIWLSVLTTIFVALFVLMYYLSSDQLQTGTPEAILDSLSVETIVESGSVELPEAWPRQLQKRGYWLQIVDARGEIAYAANVPKDVPDRYSAARLLRIADTHRLGSYRMTTMYEDFYGQRSLYMLGQLDLNESKLQDWFTRYSESGRLRSSAEAEIGGEVQRLGASLRVLDENGRTVQKYGAEAKQNFEGEEALELVRIRSAPGTADTGLSYHYDTESGYTWLLESPRAEAESPRQPMLRLILTVSGIVGGAILLLTLALAAWHGYRYGGPLLLFMRGFERMGRGEYEHVFTDKERRKIFRKNGRFRARYKLYGEVIAGFSDMAGKLAGSRDERRRLEKSREEWMAGISHDLRTPLTSVQGYGHLLESGQFSWSEQELRDMGGTIREKSAYMLELLQDFSLTFELKNHTPGERLEPLELNEFVRRAVLRYVNDATLPGTSFGFEESGGPVTILANAKWFQRLLDNLISNAVKHNEPGTPITLSLRQAGNDAVIDVRDEGSGMDEQTQARLFDRYYRGTNTDEGVDGAGLGMSIAHAVVTAHKGTISVDSKPGRGTRITLVFPAAPDI; encoded by the coding sequence ATGAACAAGCCGCCCCGCGTCCGCACCGGCCGCCTCGCGAGACGTCTCGGTCTGCATTTCACGGCGCAGTTCTTCATGATCTGGCTGTCGGTGCTGACGACGATCTTCGTCGCCCTCTTCGTTCTCATGTACTACTTAAGCAGCGACCAGCTTCAGACCGGTACCCCGGAAGCGATCCTGGACTCGCTGTCGGTCGAGACGATCGTCGAAAGCGGCAGCGTCGAACTGCCCGAAGCCTGGCCGCGGCAGCTGCAAAAAAGAGGGTATTGGCTGCAAATCGTCGACGCCCGCGGCGAAATCGCCTATGCGGCCAATGTCCCAAAAGACGTGCCGGATCGGTATTCCGCGGCCCGGCTGCTTCGTATCGCCGATACGCACCGGCTCGGCTCTTACCGGATGACGACGATGTACGAAGACTTTTACGGCCAGCGCAGCTTGTACATGCTCGGACAGCTCGACCTCAATGAAAGCAAGCTGCAGGACTGGTTCACGCGGTATTCGGAGTCCGGTCGCCTCCGCTCTTCGGCCGAAGCCGAAATCGGCGGCGAAGTGCAGCGGCTCGGCGCTTCGCTGCGCGTGCTGGACGAGAACGGACGAACCGTGCAAAAATACGGCGCGGAGGCGAAGCAGAACTTCGAAGGCGAAGAAGCGCTTGAGCTCGTCCGTATCCGTTCGGCGCCCGGCACGGCGGATACCGGGCTGTCTTACCATTACGATACGGAATCCGGCTACACATGGCTGCTGGAATCGCCGCGGGCGGAAGCGGAATCGCCCCGGCAGCCGATGCTGCGCTTGATCCTGACCGTGTCGGGCATCGTGGGCGGCGCGATCCTGCTGCTGACGCTCGCCCTCGCGGCCTGGCACGGATACCGCTACGGCGGCCCGCTGCTGCTGTTCATGCGCGGCTTCGAACGGATGGGCCGGGGCGAATACGAGCATGTGTTTACGGACAAAGAACGCCGCAAGATTTTCCGCAAAAACGGACGCTTCCGCGCCCGCTACAAACTGTACGGCGAAGTGATCGCGGGATTTTCGGACATGGCCGGCAAACTGGCGGGTTCGCGCGACGAACGGCGGCGCCTGGAAAAATCCCGCGAAGAATGGATGGCCGGCATCTCGCACGACCTGCGCACGCCGCTCACTTCGGTGCAGGGCTACGGGCATCTGCTCGAAAGCGGGCAGTTCAGCTGGAGCGAACAGGAACTGCGCGACATGGGCGGCACGATCCGGGAGAAAAGCGCCTACATGCTGGAGCTGCTGCAGGACTTCTCGCTGACGTTCGAACTCAAAAACCATACGCCGGGCGAACGGCTCGAACCGCTCGAACTGAACGAATTTGTACGCCGGGCGGTTCTGCGTTATGTCAACGACGCGACGCTGCCGGGTACGTCGTTCGGCTTCGAGGAGAGCGGCGGGCCGGTTACGATTCTCGCGAACGCCAAATGGTTTCAACGGCTGCTCGACAATCTGATCTCGAACGCCGTCAAGCATAACGAACCCGGCACGCCGATCACGCTGTCGCTGCGGCAGGCCGGAAACGACGCCGTCATCGACGTGCGCGACGAAGGGTCCGGCATGGACGAACAGACGCAGGCCCGACTGTTCGACCGTTACTACCGGGGCACGAACACCGACGAAGGCGTCGACGGCGCGGGGCTCGGCATGAGTATTGCGCATGCGGTCGTCACGGCGCACAAAGGTACGATTTCCGTCGATTCCAAGCCCGGCCGGGGCACCCGGATCACGCTCGTTTTTCCGGCTGCGCCCGATATTTGA